One genomic segment of Sphingorhabdus sp. M41 includes these proteins:
- the pgmG gene encoding phosphoglucomutase/phosphomannomutase PgmG produces the protein MNAPKSHEFHSTSLREYDIRGIIGETLGADDAYAIGRGFGTLIARDGGTAVATGFDGRESSPMLEEALVRGLNDAGINAISVGMGPTPMLYYAESVLKTVQGGIMITGSHNPANYNGFKMVFQGRPFFGADILGLGTMAASGDWESGTGTLERIDIEDEYVERLLKNFTGGAFKIGWDCGNGAAGPVIEKLTRLLAERGAGEHHLLYTEVDGSFPNHHPDPTEEKNLADLKALVAEKGLDFGVAFDGDGDRIGAIDGMGRVIWGDQLLQIYAEDVLKSEPGATIIADVKASQALYDRIAALGGKPLMWKTGHSLIKSKMKETGSPLAGEMSGHVFFKHDYYGFDDAPYAAIRLIQAATNIGKSVTQLRSDMVDMINTPEMRFQVDESRKFAVIDEILERLSASGADVNNTDGARVNTEDGWWLLRASNTQDVLVARAEAKSQDGLDRLMAQIDEQLALSGLERGEQAGH, from the coding sequence ATGAACGCCCCGAAATCTCACGAATTTCACTCCACTTCGCTGCGCGAATATGACATTCGCGGCATTATCGGCGAGACGCTGGGAGCGGACGATGCCTATGCTATTGGGCGTGGTTTCGGGACATTGATTGCGCGCGATGGCGGTACTGCGGTTGCAACAGGTTTTGACGGGCGCGAGAGTTCCCCGATGCTGGAAGAGGCGCTTGTCCGCGGTCTCAATGATGCAGGAATCAATGCAATTTCTGTCGGAATGGGTCCCACTCCGATGCTTTATTATGCCGAATCTGTACTAAAAACGGTCCAAGGCGGCATAATGATTACAGGAAGTCACAATCCTGCCAATTATAACGGCTTCAAAATGGTGTTTCAGGGCCGCCCCTTTTTCGGCGCCGACATTTTGGGACTGGGCACGATGGCAGCCAGCGGAGACTGGGAAAGCGGAACTGGCACGCTCGAACGGATCGATATCGAAGATGAATATGTCGAGCGCCTGCTGAAGAATTTCACCGGCGGGGCCTTCAAGATCGGCTGGGATTGCGGCAACGGCGCTGCCGGACCGGTGATAGAGAAACTGACCAGACTGCTCGCTGAGCGTGGCGCGGGAGAACATCATCTTCTCTATACCGAAGTCGACGGATCCTTCCCCAATCACCATCCCGATCCGACCGAAGAAAAGAATCTCGCGGATCTGAAGGCACTGGTGGCGGAGAAGGGTCTCGATTTCGGCGTGGCCTTTGACGGCGACGGCGACCGCATCGGCGCGATCGACGGCATGGGCCGAGTGATCTGGGGCGACCAGCTGCTGCAAATCTATGCCGAGGATGTCCTGAAAAGCGAGCCTGGTGCGACGATCATCGCCGACGTCAAGGCATCACAGGCCTTATATGACCGGATCGCGGCGCTCGGCGGCAAGCCTCTGATGTGGAAGACCGGCCATAGTCTGATCAAGTCGAAGATGAAGGAAACCGGTTCGCCACTGGCCGGCGAAATGAGCGGCCATGTGTTCTTCAAACATGATTATTACGGCTTCGACGACGCGCCTTATGCCGCGATCCGGCTGATTCAGGCAGCAACCAATATCGGCAAGAGCGTGACCCAGTTGCGCAGCGATATGGTGGATATGATCAACACGCCGGAAATGCGTTTTCAGGTCGATGAAAGCCGCAAGTTTGCGGTTATCGACGAAATATTGGAGCGGCTTTCGGCCAGCGGCGCCGATGTCAACAACACCGACGGCGCGCGGGTCAATACCGAAGACGGTTGGTGGCTGCTGCGGGCAAGCAATACGCAGGATGTTCTGGTGGCCCGGGCCGAAGCCAAATCGCAGGACGGTCTCGACCGGCTGATGGCGCAGATTGACGAGCAGCTGGCATTATCGGGACTGGAGCGCGGCGAGCAGGCGGGGCATTAG
- a CDS encoding J domain-containing protein, which translates to MMALLIFGGAILAWLILSGKAKTMTANQWLALAVALLGANFLRGSNWIMGGAMLAGAAFLSGWRILIPARDDEEPKRKPRNFELDRARSLLGISDDAGFIEINAAWKQRLAEHHPDNGGDEQLAKMINRARDILLEELEASGRR; encoded by the coding sequence ATGATGGCTTTGCTCATATTTGGCGGGGCGATTCTGGCTTGGCTGATATTATCGGGCAAGGCCAAGACGATGACCGCCAATCAATGGCTGGCACTGGCGGTTGCGTTATTGGGCGCAAATTTTCTGCGCGGCAGTAACTGGATCATGGGCGGGGCCATGCTGGCCGGAGCGGCTTTTCTGAGTGGCTGGCGGATATTGATTCCCGCGCGCGATGACGAAGAACCGAAGCGCAAACCGCGCAATTTCGAACTGGACCGGGCGCGTTCTCTATTGGGTATCAGCGATGACGCCGGCTTTATCGAGATTAATGCTGCCTGGAAGCAAAGGCTGGCGGAACATCATCCCGACAATGGCGGGGACGAGCAGCTGGCGAAGATGATCAACCGGGCGCGCGACATATTATTGGAAGAATTGGAAGCATCCGGCCGTCGGTAG
- a CDS encoding division plane positioning ATPase MipZ, protein MTNSPHHIVFANEKGGTGKSTTAVHVAVALSYQGHKVGIIDLDPRQRTTYRYLENRDATMKRLNIDIPQPLYDVFEDDNLARLEQLMERMSHGVDFLLFDTPGRDDKFARFVATRANTLVTPINDSFVDFDLIGQVDPETYKVRKLSFYAELIWDARKARAKADGTTIDWVLLRNRTQYVEAHNMKRIIAALAELSQRVGFRIIPGLSERVIYRELFPSGLTMLDKQHLGRLATSHLAARQELRELIKHLALPPTTQHSPDGGESALPNPKLVA, encoded by the coding sequence GTGACCAACAGTCCGCATCATATTGTCTTCGCCAATGAAAAAGGCGGCACCGGAAAGTCGACAACCGCGGTTCATGTTGCGGTTGCTCTTTCCTATCAGGGTCACAAGGTCGGGATCATCGATCTCGACCCGCGCCAGCGCACAACCTATCGCTATCTGGAAAACCGCGATGCGACGATGAAGCGGCTGAACATTGATATTCCACAGCCACTTTATGACGTGTTCGAAGATGACAATCTCGCCCGGCTGGAACAGTTGATGGAGCGAATGTCGCACGGGGTCGATTTCCTGCTGTTTGACACGCCGGGCCGCGATGACAAATTCGCCCGCTTTGTGGCAACCCGTGCAAACACCCTGGTCACGCCGATCAATGACAGCTTTGTCGATTTCGATCTGATCGGGCAGGTCGATCCGGAAACCTACAAGGTTCGCAAGCTGAGTTTTTATGCGGAATTGATCTGGGACGCCCGCAAGGCCAGAGCGAAAGCGGACGGCACAACGATAGACTGGGTATTGCTGAGAAACCGGACCCAATATGTCGAAGCGCATAATATGAAACGGATCATCGCCGCCCTTGCCGAATTGTCGCAGCGCGTCGGGTTTCGCATCATTCCGGGGCTCAGCGAGCGGGTTATTTATCGCGAGCTTTTCCCTTCGGGCCTGACGATGCTCGACAAGCAGCATCTTGGCCGGCTGGCGACAAGCCATCTGGCGGCGCGACAGGAATTGCGCGAGTTGATCAAGCATCTCGCGCTGCCACCAACCACGCAACATTCGCCGGATGGCGGCGAGTCCGCCTTGCCGAATCCGAAGCTGGTTGCCTGA
- the panC gene encoding pantoate--beta-alanine ligase has product MQIVRQLDPLRDALAEFRKAGSKIGLVPTMGALHAGHMRLVEEAMEQCDTVVASIFVNPTQFGEGEDLDAYPRQEAADAALLEAAGVKLLWAPTAEQVYPQGYATNVSVSGISDGLCGAARPGHFDGVATVVAKLFNQVRPDAAYFGEKDYQQLAVIRRMARDLDFTHDIVGVPTVRDPDGLALSSRNAYLTAEQRASVVALPDAMREAADAIASGGEIDAILDAARARILGAGFHKIDYLELRDANSLAILDVFAEPARLFAAAHIGRTRLIDNIPVS; this is encoded by the coding sequence ATGCAAATTGTTCGACAGCTTGACCCGCTGCGGGACGCTTTGGCGGAGTTTCGCAAGGCCGGATCTAAAATCGGGCTGGTCCCGACCATGGGTGCGCTGCACGCAGGACATATGCGGTTGGTGGAAGAGGCGATGGAACAATGCGACACAGTTGTGGCGTCGATCTTCGTCAATCCAACCCAGTTCGGCGAGGGCGAGGATCTCGATGCATATCCGCGTCAGGAAGCCGCAGATGCGGCTCTGCTGGAAGCAGCGGGCGTCAAATTATTATGGGCGCCAACGGCCGAGCAGGTCTATCCGCAAGGCTATGCCACCAATGTCAGCGTAAGCGGGATTAGCGACGGTCTGTGCGGCGCGGCGCGCCCGGGCCATTTCGACGGCGTGGCCACGGTGGTGGCGAAATTGTTCAACCAGGTCCGTCCGGACGCAGCCTATTTCGGTGAGAAGGACTATCAGCAGCTGGCGGTCATCCGGCGCATGGCCCGTGATCTTGATTTTACCCACGATATTGTCGGTGTCCCGACGGTTCGTGATCCGGATGGCCTCGCATTATCGTCGCGCAACGCCTATTTGACCGCAGAACAAAGGGCCAGTGTCGTGGCACTCCCCGATGCAATGCGGGAAGCAGCTGATGCTATTGCGAGTGGCGGCGAGATAGACGCGATATTGGATGCCGCCAGAGCGCGAATACTCGGCGCGGGCTTTCATAAAATCGACTATCTTGAGCTTCGCGATGCCAATTCTCTGGCGATTCTCGATGTTTTTGCCGAACCGGCTCGTCTTTTCGCCGCAGCCCATATCGGCCGAACCCGGTTGATCGACAATATCCCCGTTTCCTAG
- a CDS encoding SEL1-like repeat protein, which translates to MGNSMKSAAFLIESHLSEAARGSNNAYFDLGVIYSTGSDGVDVDLTEAHKWFNLAALSGHDESKICRAEISLEMTAREIAEAQREARNWLQENTRRAA; encoded by the coding sequence ATGGGCAACAGCATGAAAAGCGCCGCCTTTCTAATCGAAAGCCACCTCTCCGAGGCAGCACGGGGCAGCAACAATGCATATTTTGATCTGGGTGTGATCTATTCGACCGGATCTGATGGCGTCGACGTCGATTTGACCGAAGCACATAAATGGTTCAATCTGGCCGCCTTGTCAGGCCATGACGAAAGCAAGATTTGCCGCGCGGAAATCTCGCTTGAAATGACGGCTCGCGAAATTGCCGAAGCCCAGCGGGAAGCACGCAACTGGCTACAGGAAAATACGCGCCGCGCTGCCTGA
- a CDS encoding GNAT family N-acetyltransferase, translating into MSDTPTEILAHVAPDIATLPADQWDVCAGSANPFVSHAFLSAMEESGSVGPGTGWKSLPIIIEDGAGKIAACLPSYLKSHSQGEYIFDQQWAHAFENAGGQYYPKIQIASPFSPVPGPRLLLRDKAMALPLLKAAEQLAENNGISSVHATFVSEDQLHYFREAGWMIRTDSQFHWRNDGYQSFDDFLAALSSRKRKAIRRERAKAQEEVDIVHLSGAEIQPHHWDYFWEFYQDTGMRKWGQPYLTRSAFDLLHQKMADKLLLIFAMQEGVPIAGALNVIGEETLYGRYWGCTRDIPFLHFEICYYQAIDAAIARGLKTVEAGAQGSHKLARGYQPVPTWSAHYIVDPGFRSAIADYLERERRAVAADIEFLANMGPFRKSD; encoded by the coding sequence ATGTCCGACACCCCTACCGAAATCCTTGCGCATGTCGCACCAGATATCGCCACCCTCCCTGCTGACCAATGGGACGTCTGTGCCGGTTCGGCCAATCCCTTTGTCTCCCATGCCTTCCTCTCCGCGATGGAAGAATCAGGGAGCGTCGGCCCCGGAACCGGCTGGAAATCTCTGCCCATCATTATCGAGGATGGAGCCGGGAAAATCGCCGCCTGCCTGCCCAGCTATCTCAAGTCGCACAGTCAGGGCGAATATATTTTCGACCAGCAATGGGCGCATGCGTTTGAAAATGCCGGTGGCCAATATTATCCGAAAATCCAGATCGCGTCGCCCTTCTCACCCGTACCCGGACCGCGCCTGCTTTTGCGGGACAAGGCAATGGCCTTGCCTCTGCTGAAAGCAGCGGAACAATTGGCAGAAAATAACGGCATTTCATCGGTGCACGCGACATTTGTCAGCGAGGACCAGCTCCACTATTTTCGCGAGGCGGGATGGATGATCCGGACCGACAGCCAGTTCCACTGGCGCAACGACGGCTATCAAAGCTTCGATGATTTTCTCGCAGCTTTGTCTTCCCGGAAACGCAAGGCGATTCGACGGGAACGAGCCAAGGCTCAGGAAGAAGTGGATATTGTTCACTTGTCGGGCGCGGAAATTCAACCGCATCACTGGGACTATTTCTGGGAATTCTATCAGGACACCGGGATGCGCAAGTGGGGACAGCCCTATCTGACTCGCAGCGCCTTTGACCTGTTGCACCAGAAAATGGCCGACAAGCTGCTGCTGATATTTGCGATGCAGGAAGGCGTGCCGATCGCTGGCGCGCTGAATGTTATCGGCGAAGAGACGCTGTATGGACGCTATTGGGGATGTACGCGCGATATCCCGTTTCTGCATTTCGAAATTTGCTATTATCAGGCGATTGACGCAGCCATTGCGCGCGGACTGAAGACCGTCGAGGCCGGAGCGCAGGGTAGCCACAAGCTGGCGCGTGGCTATCAGCCGGTACCGACCTGGTCAGCGCATTATATCGTCGATCCGGGGTTTCGCTCGGCCATTGCCGACTATCTCGAACGCGAGCGTCGAGCGGTTGCGGCCGATATCGAATTTCTGGCCAATATGGGGCCGTTCAGAAAATCGGATTAG
- a CDS encoding glycerophosphodiester phosphodiesterase family protein: MIGTLLDNALAPAPAPGRVAFLKGQPYAHRGLHGNDVLENSPAAFEAAIKLGHGIECDVQAAEDGRAFVFHDYELDRLTNQTGPIGKLRAKDVDQIQLNGGHGKIPRLRETLAQVAGRVPVLIEIKSRNRRIGPLCLSVRRALEGYGGKAAIMSFNPLVGAWFRKNADHIVRGLVITEEDSKNWRGRIARHRNLWAARPDFLAYDIRDLPSRFAAAQRARGLPVVTWTVRSAEQEEIASRYADEPVYEMPQN; encoded by the coding sequence GTGATCGGGACGCTGCTCGACAATGCGCTCGCGCCGGCTCCGGCGCCCGGACGGGTAGCGTTCCTGAAAGGCCAGCCTTATGCCCATCGCGGGCTGCACGGCAATGATGTGCTGGAAAATAGTCCCGCCGCCTTTGAAGCTGCGATCAAGCTGGGTCATGGAATTGAGTGCGATGTGCAGGCCGCAGAAGATGGCCGCGCCTTTGTTTTTCACGACTATGAACTGGACCGGCTGACCAATCAGACTGGCCCGATCGGTAAATTGCGCGCCAAAGATGTTGACCAGATCCAGCTTAATGGCGGACATGGCAAGATTCCGCGCCTGCGCGAAACATTGGCTCAGGTGGCTGGACGGGTGCCGGTGCTGATCGAAATCAAGTCCCGCAACAGGCGGATAGGTCCGCTGTGCCTCTCGGTGCGCAGGGCTCTGGAAGGCTATGGGGGCAAGGCCGCCATCATGTCCTTTAACCCGTTGGTCGGCGCCTGGTTTCGCAAGAATGCCGACCATATCGTCCGGGGATTGGTCATCACGGAAGAAGATAGCAAGAATTGGCGCGGCCGGATCGCCCGTCACCGTAACCTGTGGGCGGCAAGGCCCGATTTTCTCGCCTATGATATTCGGGATCTGCCCTCCCGCTTTGCCGCAGCGCAGCGGGCACGCGGCCTGCCAGTCGTCACCTGGACGGTGCGCTCTGCCGAACAGGAAGAAATCGCCTCAAGATATGCAGACGAACCGGTTTATGAGATGCCGCAGAACTGA
- a CDS encoding RidA family protein: protein MTDNIEKALTAKGIELPTPAAPVASYVPAVEVNGLLHISGQVSMQDGKLIIGRLGDNMSLEEGQQAAKACALMIAAQIKKAAGSLDRVDRIVKLGVFVNSTADYSDHPKVANGCSDMMEVIFGAAGQHARSAVGVASLPLGVAVEVDAIIALKTE, encoded by the coding sequence ATGACCGACAATATTGAAAAAGCCCTGACAGCAAAGGGCATTGAATTGCCCACACCGGCGGCCCCGGTGGCCTCTTATGTTCCGGCCGTTGAAGTGAATGGATTGCTCCATATCAGCGGCCAGGTATCGATGCAGGATGGCAAGCTGATCATCGGCCGACTGGGTGACAATATGTCGCTGGAAGAGGGGCAACAGGCCGCCAAGGCCTGTGCGCTAATGATCGCGGCGCAGATCAAGAAGGCGGCCGGATCACTCGACCGCGTGGACCGAATCGTCAAACTCGGCGTCTTCGTCAACAGCACCGCAGACTATAGCGACCATCCCAAGGTTGCCAACGGCTGTTCCGACATGATGGAAGTGATTTTTGGAGCAGCCGGTCAGCACGCCCGGAGCGCCGTCGGCGTGGCATCGCTGCCGCTCGGCGTCGCGGTTGAGGTTGACGCCATCATAGCTCTGAAAACTGAGTGA
- a CDS encoding DUF3572 domain-containing protein: METNPNLGPDSEIIALQALGWVLQDQDRAERLLALTGLDPRELRSGLEDPAMLASLLGFLANHEPDLIACADAIGVAPAKLAAAAQHLNAPGDFHE; the protein is encoded by the coding sequence ATGGAAACAAATCCCAATCTCGGGCCCGATAGCGAAATCATCGCCTTACAGGCGCTCGGCTGGGTGCTGCAAGATCAGGACCGCGCGGAGCGTTTGCTGGCCCTGACCGGGCTGGATCCCCGCGAACTGAGATCAGGCCTTGAGGACCCGGCGATGCTGGCATCCTTGCTGGGCTTTCTTGCCAATCACGAGCCCGACCTGATTGCCTGCGCCGATGCTATCGGTGTCGCCCCCGCCAAACTTGCTGCAGCAGCGCAGCATCTTAACGCTCCCGGAGATTTTCATGAGTAA
- a CDS encoding response regulator — MAKRVLVVEDNELNLKLFCDLLRAHGFVVEPVSDGREVLEKARSFVPNLIVMDIQLPHVSGLELIEQIKKDGQLKIIPIMAVTAYAGKGDEDRILSAGAEAYVSKPISVAKFVESVQKILHR; from the coding sequence GTGGCAAAAAGAGTGTTGGTGGTTGAGGACAATGAATTGAACCTCAAGCTGTTCTGCGATCTGCTGCGGGCCCATGGTTTTGTCGTCGAGCCGGTCAGCGATGGCCGGGAAGTGCTCGAAAAGGCGCGCAGTTTTGTGCCGAATCTGATTGTGATGGATATTCAGCTGCCCCATGTCAGCGGCCTGGAACTGATCGAGCAGATCAAGAAAGATGGTCAGCTTAAGATCATACCAATCATGGCCGTGACCGCATATGCCGGCAAGGGTGACGAAGACCGGATTTTGAGTGCCGGAGCAGAGGCTTATGTCTCAAAGCCCATATCGGTGGCGAAATTTGTCGAATCGGTACAGAAAATTCTGCACCGCTAA
- the rpmG gene encoding 50S ribosomal protein L33, whose translation MAKPANVKIKLVSTADTGFFYVTRKNPRNLTEKMVQRKYDPVVRKHVEFKEAKIK comes from the coding sequence ATGGCGAAACCAGCCAATGTAAAGATCAAACTCGTCAGCACGGCGGATACCGGCTTTTTCTACGTAACCCGCAAGAATCCGCGTAATCTCACCGAAAAAATGGTGCAGCGCAAATATGATCCGGTTGTGCGCAAGCATGTCGAATTCAAAGAAGCCAAAATCAAATAA
- a CDS encoding TMEM165/GDT1 family protein — protein sequence MDAFLTSLFALAVAEFGDRPQILCAALAIRYGRVSPIIWGLGLATLCNCVISGIAGSAVHQWISEDALQLFYALSLIFAGFGMVAWRRPVDLLEKWQLGPFWTSFLGLFILQLGDKGQFVLMATAARTDMWAFAAAGGWIGVMIACLPAILFHRQLAENVPMALVRYVGGAGFLLVGSILALGAWGII from the coding sequence GTGGATGCATTTCTAACTTCGCTTTTTGCTCTGGCTGTTGCTGAATTTGGCGACCGGCCGCAGATTCTTTGTGCCGCTCTGGCGATAAGATATGGCCGTGTGTCGCCGATCATCTGGGGCCTGGGTCTGGCAACTCTCTGCAATTGCGTGATTTCCGGTATCGCCGGTTCCGCGGTTCACCAGTGGATCAGCGAAGACGCGCTGCAACTCTTCTATGCCCTGTCCCTGATTTTTGCCGGCTTTGGCATGGTCGCATGGCGTCGTCCGGTCGACTTGCTGGAAAAATGGCAGCTCGGACCATTCTGGACATCCTTTCTCGGCCTCTTCATTCTTCAGCTTGGCGACAAGGGACAATTTGTTCTCATGGCTACCGCCGCTCGGACCGACATGTGGGCTTTCGCCGCCGCTGGTGGATGGATCGGCGTAATGATCGCATGCCTGCCCGCCATCCTGTTTCACCGGCAACTGGCTGAGAATGTCCCGATGGCACTAGTTCGCTATGTCGGCGGCGCTGGCTTTCTTTTGGTCGGGTCTATCCTCGCGCTAGGAGCATGGGGCATAATTTGA
- a CDS encoding Dps family protein yields the protein MNMTTGDNAKKAVAESLNGILADSFALYLKTKNFHWHVSGPHFRDYHLMFDEHAAQILATTDLIAERVRKNGHRTLTSIGDIAKRQTIADNDDAKVAAADMLVELRADNLKLVEKLREAKELAGEAGDNATDGLLDDWTDQAEERAWFLLEIAKKD from the coding sequence ATGAATATGACCACAGGTGACAATGCAAAAAAGGCCGTAGCCGAATCACTGAATGGAATATTGGCTGACAGTTTTGCGCTCTATCTCAAGACCAAGAACTTCCACTGGCACGTTTCCGGCCCCCACTTCCGTGATTACCATCTTATGTTCGATGAGCATGCGGCGCAGATACTCGCCACCACGGACCTGATTGCCGAACGTGTTCGCAAAAACGGACATCGCACTCTAACCTCTATTGGTGATATCGCCAAACGGCAGACCATTGCCGACAACGACGATGCCAAGGTCGCGGCGGCGGACATGCTGGTCGAATTGCGCGCTGATAATCTGAAGCTCGTCGAAAAACTCCGTGAAGCGAAGGAATTGGCGGGAGAGGCAGGAGACAATGCTACTGACGGCTTGTTGGATGACTGGACGGATCAGGCAGAAGAACGCGCCTGGTTCCTGCTGGAAATCGCAAAGAAAGACTGA